CGAACTGGGCGATGTCGTCGTTGGTCACCACCCGGGACGGCTGGTAGTGCCCGAGGGCGACGATCCGACTGCCGCTCATGCGTGGCCTCCGATACGGGCGATGGGTCGGCCCGGCGCGACCGGGTCGTCGTGGTGGGCGAGCCATTCGGTGAGCGGGCCGCTGTCGTGCGCGGTCACCTCGACCGGCCCCTGCCGGGTGGCCACCTGCCCGAGCACCTGACCGGTGCTCAGCCGGGCGCCCTCGACGAGGCCCTCGGCCGGGGTGAACGAGCCGACGGCGGGGGCGACGACCACCCGGGACGGGGCCGGTGCCGGCCGGTCGGCGGGCGGGCCGCTGTGCCGGGCGATCAGGTCGCGGGCGGCGGGCAGGTCACGGGGGGTGTTCAGGGTGACGATCTCCGGCACACCGGTGGCCTTGAGTTCCCGCTTGGCCAGCCCGGCGAGGGTGCCGGCCGGGGGGAGTTCGAGCAGGCCGGTGACGCCCAGCTCGGCCAGTGTGTGCATGCACAGGTCCCACCGCACCGGTGCGGTGACCTGTCGGACCAGCCGGTGGACGAATTCCCTGCCCCGCGAGACGACCGCGCCGTCGAGGTCGGACAGGAGCAACCGGGCCGGGGCCGACGGGGTGATCCCGGCGGCGACGGCGGCCAGGGCCTGCTCGGCGGTCGCCATGTACGGGGTGTGGAACGCCCCGGCGACCTTGAGCCGGACGACCTTCGCCTTGGCCGGGGGCTCGGCGGCGAGCTTGTCCAGGGCGTCGAGCGCCCCGGCGGCGACCACCTGGCCGGCGCCGTTGCGGTTGGCCGGGTGCAGGCCGTGCGTGGCCAGGGCGGCGAGCACCTCGTCCGGGTCGCCGCCGAGCACGGCGGCCATCCCGGTCGGCTCCAGGGCACAGGCGTCGGCCATCTCCCGGCCGCGTACCCCGGCGAGGGTGATCACCGTCTCGGCGGAGAGCACCCCGGCCAGCGCGGCGGCGGCCAGCTCCCCGACGCTGTGCCCGGCGACCAGGTCGACGTCGTGCAGGGGGAGCTGTTCGGCGGCCAGCAGGGCCGAGGCCACCAGCAGCGGCTGGGTGCGGGCGGTGTCCCGGATCTCGTCGGCGTCCGCCTCGGTGCCGAGCCGTACCAGGTCCACCCCGGCCGACGCCGACCACCAGCGCAGCCGTGACTCGGCACCGCGCAGGTCGAGCCAGGGCGTCAGGAAGCCGGGCTTCTGGGAACCCTGGCCGGGAGAGAGGACGGCGAGCACGTCTATGACTCTCCCCGATACCCCGGGGTAGCGCTGTGCGGCCTGACACCAAACCACACTAGAAGTCTTGGAGGTTTCCTACAAAAATCGGCGGGGATCGTCTGCTATCGGGCTTGTCCATCGGTCACCCGGCGTCATCGTAGGGCCGGGCCGGTCACGCCGGCCGGGACGATCGGGTCGAGCCGGCCCACCGTGAGTGCCACCTGGAGCGCGAACGCGTCCCGGGGCGTCAGCGGGGAGAAGCCGGTCACTTCGGCGATTCGTCGCAGACGGTAACGGACCGTGTTCGGATGCACGAACAGCGCCCGGGCCGCGCTCTCCAGCGTCCCGCCGGCGGCGAAGAAGGCGTCCAGCGTCTCCAGCAGCTCCCCACCGGCGCGCAGCAGGGTGGCGTACACGTCGTGCCGCAGCCGGCGGCGGGCCTCGGCGTCCCCGGCCAGCGCCCGCTCGGGCAGCAGGTCGGCCGCCGGCACCGGGCGGGGCGCGGTGGGCCAGGCCGGGGCCGCCCGGTATCCGGCCAGCGCGGCCCGCGCCGAGTCCGTCGCCTCGTCCAGACTGGGTACGGCCGGACCGACCACCACCGGCCCCTCACCGAACGCGGGAAGCAGCTTCTCGGTGGCGGTCACCGGATCGGTCGCGCCCCCGAGCACGATGACCAGCCGGTCGCCGTGCACGCCCCCGATCACCTCCACCCCGATCCGGCGGGCGTGCCGGTAGACGGTGTGCAGCACGGCGGCCACCTCCCCGCCGGGGGACCGGCCCACCGCGACCGCCACCGGTGGCGCGTCCGCCCAGCCCAGCGCGGCGGCCCGGCTGGCCAGCACGTCGGGGGAGTCGCCGCGGAGCAGGGCGTCGACCAGCAGCGCCTGCAACCGGGCGTCCCAGGAGCCGCGGGACTCGGCGGCGCGGGCGTAGACCCGGGCGGCGGCGAAGGCGATCTCCCGGGAGAAGCGCAGCACCGCCTCGCGGAGCTGCTGCTCCTCGCCGGGCGCGGCCAGGTGCGACACCTGCTCCTCGACCACGTCGATGGTCACCTTGATCAACGCCACCGTCTGCTGGAGGCTGATCGACCGGGCCAGGGCCAGCGGCGCGGCGTCGAACACCTCGTCGGACACCTCCTGGGTGCTGTCCGTGGTGCCGCCGCCGGAGCCCAGCCACTCGACCAGGGACCGGGCGCCGGCCTGGGCCACCAGCATCACCCAGGAGCGCTGGTCGGCCGGCAGCTCACGGAACCAGGGCAGGCTCTCGTCCATCCGGGCCACGCTGGCGGTGGCCAGCGCCCCCGCCGCCCGTTCGATCCGGCGCAGGGTGGCCGTCAGTTCCATCCCACCCGGTTCGTTCACCGCACCAGCCTGACACGCCCTGAGCAGGGCCTCGACGCCGGCTCCGGTGCACCGGTCACGAACCGGCCCGGGGCACCGGGTCGCGCGGGCGACGAGCTGCGCTCCGGGCCGGTCGGGCCGGCCCGGAGCGCGGGGCCGCCCACCGCGCGACGAGCGGGGGCGGCCGGGGCGCGGGGTCAGGCCGTGACGGTGAGGTGGACGACCCAGCGCACCTGCGGGGAGGGGCACGGCGTGGGCGCGTGCCGGCAGACGTTGTCGGTGATGGTGGCGACGTCGACCCGCCCCGGGGCGGTCGCCAGGTAGCTGGCGACGAGCGGCTGGCCGGTCGGGTACCCGCCGGTCACCTCGCGGGCCACGACCACCCCGGCGGGGGTGACGGTGGGCGGCAGGTAGTTGCTGGCCAGGCTCACCACCAGGGTGTCACCGACGCGCAGGGTGAGATCCCGCTGGTTGTCGGGGGCGGTGACCACGACGGTCTGTCCGGTGCCGGTCGGTGGCAACTCGATGACCGAGACGTGCAGCGTCCACAGGACGGCGGGCAGGGCGCACGGCGGGGTGGCGTACCGGCAGGCGTGGTCGGTCCGGGTGGTCAGGTCGGCGGTGCCCGGGGTCACCGCGCGGAACGTCGCCGCCAGGGGCTGCCCGGTCGGGTAGCCGCCGCTGCTCGAGAGGGGGGAGAGCGCGCCGCCGGTGACCGTGGGCGGCAGGTAGTCGGCGGCGAGGGCCACGCCCAGCGTCTGCCCGACGAACAGGGTGACGGTGCGCTGGTTGTCGGCCTCCTGCACGGTGACGTCCGCGCCGCTCGGCGGGCTGACGGTGGTCGGTGGGGCGGCGTCGTTGGTGCAGCTCGGCGTCGGCGTCGAGGTGGGGCCGGCGAGCTGGACCCCGAAGGTGGTCGACGCGCCCGGGGCGAGCACCCCGTTGTACGACGCGTTGGTCGCGGTCGCGGTGCCGCCGGTCGCGGCGATCGAGGTGTTCCAGGACGACACGATCCGCTGGCTGTCGGCGAGCGGCCAGCTGACCGTCCACCGGTGGGCGGTCGCCGACGCGGTGTTGACGACGGTGAAGGTGGTGATCTGGCCGCCGTTGGCCCCGCTGCCCCACTGGGAGTCGACCCGGACCGTGGCGGTGCACCCGCCGACCGTGGTGGCCGTGGCGGGTGCGCCCCCGGCGACAGTGGTCATGCCGAGGGCCACGACGGTGGTGGCGGCGACGATGCCGCACGCCGTCAGGACGGACCTCCTGGAAGCGATCATGTCCATTCCTCCGATCCGGCGGATCTCCGGCCGGGCGGCGTCGGACGACAGGTGCCGGCCTGGTTGCGTTCCGCACCGCACCCTACGACCGGCCGAAAAGGGCGGTCAATAGATTTACGTCAATGTTGCCGGAGATCGGACCGCGGTGCCGGGACGGGCAGGGCCAACTCCTGGGCGAGGATCGCCGCCTGTACCCGGCTGCGCAGCGCCAGCTTGGCCAGAATCCGGCTGACATGGGTCTTGGCGGTGCTCTCCGCCACCGCCAACCGGTCCGCGATCTGCTGGTTGGACAGGCCGACGCCCAGACAGGCCAGCACGTCGCGCTCCCGGGGCGTCAACGCGGCCACCGCCTCCCGCTCCGCGTCGCCGACGCCCGGCGCGGTCGCCGCGAAGGCCGAGATCAGCCGCCGGGTCAGGGTCGGGGCGATCACCCCCTCGCCCCGGGCCACCGCGCGCACCGCCGCCACCAGCCCGGCCGCGTCGGTGTCCTTGAGCAGGAAGCCGGCCGCCCCCGCCCGCAGCGCGCCGAAGACGTACTCGTCGAGGTCGAAGGTGGTCAGTACCAGCACCTCGGCGGTACCGGCGGCGACGATCTCCCGGGTCGCGGACACCCCGTCCAGCCGGGGCATCCGGACGTCCAGCACCGCCACGTCGGGGAGCAGCTCCCGGCAGAGCCGGACCGCCGCCACCCCGTCGGCCGCCTCACCCACCACCTCGATCTCCGGCGCCCCGGCCAGGATCAGCGCCAGCCCGGCCCGCACCGCGTCCTGGTCGTCGGCCAGCACCACCCGCACCGGGGCGGTCACGCCGACGCCCTGGTGGGCAGCGCCGCCCGGACCCGCCAGCACCCGTCCCGGAGACCGCCGGTGAACTCCCCGTCGAGCAGGGTGGCCCGCTCCCGCATCCCGATCAGCCCCGCGCCGCCGCCCGGCAGCCCCGCACCGGCCGTCGCCACCGCACCGGGCCGGTCGGACCGCACCGGATTCTCCACCGTCACCACCACCTCCGCCGGCCCGTACGCCACGGTCAACTCCGCCGTGCCCCGGCCGTGGCGCAGCGCGTTGGTCAACGACTCCTGCACGATCCGGTACGCCGCCAGGTCGACCCCGACCGGCAGCGGCCGGGGTCGGCCCTCGACCGTCGTCCGGACCCGCAGACCGGCCGCGGCCATCCGGGCCAGCAGCTGGTCCAGCTCGGCCAGGCGGACCCGGGTGGCCTCCCGTACCGGATCGGTGGACGGCTCCCGCAGCAGCCCGACGAGCTGCCGCATCTCCGTCATCCCCTGCACGCTGCTCTCCCGGATCACCCGCAGCGCCGCCTCGACCCGGAGCCGGTCCAGCCCGGGGGCGGCGAGCACGGCGGTGGCGTGCAGGGCCACCGCGCTGAGATGGTTCGCCACCACGTCGTGCAGCTCACGGGCCATCCGGGCGCGCTCGGCCAGCACCGCCTGCCGCCGGTCCAGCTCGACCAGCCGGGCGGTCTGCTCGGCGCGGGTCCGTTCGGCCGCCGCCTGGTCGCGGTACTGCCGCACGCTGACCCCGGTGACCACCGGCAGCACCCCGAGCAGGGCGAACGGCACCCCCACCCCGGCACCCCGCCAGCCCCAGACCAGCATGCCGAGGGCGGTGCTGCCGACACCCAGGCCGACGGTGACCCGCAGCAGCCAGCGCCGCAACCGGGGCGGGCCGTACACGCACGTGTCGTACAACACCTGGGTGTAGATCACGGTGCTGCCCACCGAGACGCCGAGTGCGGCGTCGGCCAGCACCGCCACGGTGCCCACCGCCAGACCGGTGCGGGTCGCCACCCGGCGCAGCCCGACGGCCACGCTCACCGCCAGCAGCGGCAGCAGGAAGCACGCCCTCGGCACGTCCGGTGCCCAGGGGAACTGGGGCTGCAGGCCGACGCCGTAGACCGCCAGGCCGCCGCCGAGGGACGCTCCGGCCAGCGCCAGGTCGCGCCCGGGCCGACCGGAGCCGGCCCAGCCCGGCATCCGCATGGTCCCGATCCCATCACACCCCGGGGCCGGTCCCCTCCGACCTGGGCAGGACACCGCCCGCCCGGCCGTCCGTCGAAGGAGGTACGCCGGCCGGCGGTCCGTCGAACGATGGACCCGCAACTCGTCCCCGCCGGTGAGGTGGGGGCCGGCCCGCCCCGGCACGCTGGAGAGCACGACGGGGAGGTTGGACATGCTGCTGGCGGTCATCATCGGCTGCGAGGTCGGGTTCTGGGTGCTGCTGGTCGCCGGGCTGGTCGCCCGGTACCCGCTGCGCCGGCCCCGGGTGGGCGCGGCGCTGCTGGTCTGCGTCCCACTGGTCGACCTGGTGCTGCTGGTCGCGGCCGGGGTGGACCTGCGGCGAGGGGCCACCGCGGACGCCACCCACGGGCTGGCCGCCATCTACCTCGGCTTCTCGGTGGCGTTCGGGCACTCCCTGATCCGCTGGGCGGACCAGCGCTTCGCCCACCGGTTCGCGGGCGGGCCGCCGCCGGTGAAGCCACCCCGTTACGGCTGGGCGCGGGCCCGGCACGAGTGGCGGGAGTGGGGGAAGGCGCTGCTCGGCTGGGCCGTCGCGTGTGCCCTGCTGGCCACCGCGATCGTCGTCGTCGGCGACGCCGAGCGCACCCGGGAGCTGGCGAACTGGATTCGCAACCTCACCGTCGGGCTGCTGATCTGGCTGGTCGCGTTCCCGGTCTGGGAGACGATCTTCCCGCGCCGACCCAGGCCCTGACACCGGGGTACGCGCTGCACGGCGTGTCGGTGCCGGCCAGTACGGTGGCACTGCCGCGCCGGGATGTCGTCCCGGTGCGCGACGCGAGTGTGAGGAGACCGGGATGGCGCACGGGGAGGCCGAACAAGGCTGCGCCCAGGGCGAGCCCTGCCGGCCGGGCCACCACGACCAGCCGGGGGTGGCGCGACCGCACCGCCGGCTGGCGACGGAGCAGGTCTGTCGGGCGGCTGAGCGGGCCGACGACGAGCTGGCGCTGCCCCGCCAGCGGGGCACCGAGCCGGCCGACGGGCCGGTGTCCCGACCGGCGGCGGTGGAACCCGGTCCGGTGGGTCAGCCCGACGCACCGACCCGGGCCTGCCGCAGTGACCTGGCCGGGTGGGCCGGTGCCCACCGGCACGGGCCGGTGCGTCCGGTGCGGCGTCCGCAGCGCCTCCAGCGCCCACCGCAGCGCTGGTGCTGACCGGCCTGCCCCGGCGCTGGTGCTGACCGGCCGCTGCCGCGCCGGCTGACGGATCAGCGGGTGCGGCGGCGGACCAGCAGGGCGATACCGGCCAGGCCGAGGGTGATCACCAGCATCACCCCGACGTTGAGCAGCAGCAACCGCTGGAGTTCGGCGAGCGCGTCGTCGATGTCCCGGCCCGGGTTCAGGGCGTCCTCCGGGAGCACCCGTTCGCCGCCGCCGACGCCACCGGTCACCGTGTCGAGTCGGCGTTCCAACGGCACCCCGGCGGCCCGCAGCGTCTCGGACATGTTGAGCCGCCCGAGGAACCACCCGGCGGTGGTCTTGCGCTGGTCGGGCTGCTTGGCCGGGCGGTAGGCCCGGGGGCCGCCCTTGGCCAGCGGATAGAGGTCGTACGTCTGCTTGGGAACGTCCCCGGCGAGCACGACGATCGTGTACTTCGGACCGAGGTCCGCCGGCTTGGGCCCCTTGGCCTCACCGGTGCGGCCGAACCAGCTGACCTGGTCGATGACCGCGACCACCTGGGTCGGCGCGGTGTCCGTCCGCAGCCGCAACGGTGCGCTCAGCCCGACGCCGGTGATGTCCACCCCGGCCGGGGGCGTCTTCGGCGCGGCCCGGTGCGCGTCGGCCGCCTGTGCCGCCGGACCGGTGGTCAGGACCACCGTCACCACCATGGCGACCACTGCGAGCAGCCGCCTCACCTTCTCGGCCATCGCCGCCTCCTCGCCCCGTTCGATGGATGGCTGTGCTGCGGGTCACGTGCGGATCGGTCGACGACGGTGGTCGACCGGGCAGCGCCGGCCCCACCTCATAGACTCCATGGAACATCGCGCGGATGCAGCTCTGGGAACAATAAGTGGAACTATCTGCGATCCCCGAACGACCACAAGACAGCCACGTGATCAGTGGGCGGATCTTACCTTTGCGGAGGGCTTCATGGGGGGCAGGGTCGCACGGCTGGTACGGGCGGTGCCAGTGCTCGTCGGCGTGGTGCTCGCGGTCGCGCTGTCGTCCGCGTCGCCGGCGTACGCGCACAACTCGCTGACCGGCAGCAATCCGGCCAATGGTGCCCGGATCGCCACCGCGCCGACCACGGTGGAGCTGCGCTTCCTGGCCAAGCTCGACCCGGCCAGGACGAAGATCACAGTGACCGGGCCGGACAACATCCCGGCCGCCGGTGGTGCGCCGGCCTTCTCCGGCAGCCGGGTCAGCGTGCCGTTCACCCCCGGAGCGGCGGGCCTCTACATCGTCGAGTACCGACTGCCCTCCAGCGACGGGCACCCGGTCAAGGGCGAGGTGCGGTTCACCCTCACCACCGGCACCGCCGCCGTGCCCCCGTCACCGTCGGCCACCCCATCGGCCAGTGCCACCCCGACGCCGACGGAGAGCAGCAGCCCGGCACCGGCCGCGTCGTCGGCGGACCCGGTCCCCACCGCCGGCACCGACGACGCCGGCCGGGGCTGGCTCTGGGCGGCCGGCGGCCTGGCGCTGCTCGCCGCGCTCGTCACCGGGCTGTTCCTGCGCCGCCGTTCGACCCGCCCCTGACCGGCGGGCCGGGGCGGCGGTGCGGACCGGTCGGCGGCGCGGGGCTCAGATCAGCCGGAGCCGGGCGGCCCGCAGCCGGGTCAGCGTGCGCTCCCGGCCGAGCACCTCCAGCGACTCGAACAGCGGCAGCCCGACGGTACGGCCGGTGACCGCCACCCGGACGGGAGCCTGGGCCTTGCCGAGCTTCAGGCCACGGTCCGCGCCGACCGCCTCCAGCGTCGACTTCAGCGACTCCGCGTCCCACGCCGTCAACGCCGTGTAGCCGGCGACGGCCGCGTCGAGCAGGTCGGCCGCCCCCTCCTTCATCGCCTTCGTCCAGGCCGCCTCGTCGATCGACGGCTCGGCGAGGAAGAGGAAGTCGACGTTGGGCACGATCTCGCTGAGCACCGCGATCCGGGTCTGCGCCAGCGGGGCCACCGCGGCGAACGCGTCGGCGTCGAACTCCGCCGGCTGCCACGGCGGCGGCGCGATGGTGCCGGTGCCGGTCAGCCACGGCTGGCAGGCGGCCACGAACTCGTCGACCGGCAACGCCCGGATGTACTCGCCGTTGAACGCGCGCAGCTTCTTCTCGTCGAAGAAGGCGGGGGAGGGGTTGACCTCGGTCAACCGGAACTCCTCCTCGATCACCGACCAGGGCACGATCTCCCGGTCGCCCGACGGCGCCCAGCCGAGCAGCATCAGGTAGTTGCGCATCGCGGCGGCGAGGTAGCCCTCGTCCCGGTACGCCTCCAGGGCCACCTTGTCGCGGCGCTTGGA
Above is a window of Micromonospora rifamycinica DNA encoding:
- a CDS encoding acyltransferase domain-containing protein, with translation MLAVLSPGQGSQKPGFLTPWLDLRGAESRLRWWSASAGVDLVRLGTEADADEIRDTARTQPLLVASALLAAEQLPLHDVDLVAGHSVGELAAAALAGVLSAETVITLAGVRGREMADACALEPTGMAAVLGGDPDEVLAALATHGLHPANRNGAGQVVAAGALDALDKLAAEPPAKAKVVRLKVAGAFHTPYMATAEQALAAVAAGITPSAPARLLLSDLDGAVVSRGREFVHRLVRQVTAPVRWDLCMHTLAELGVTGLLELPPAGTLAGLAKRELKATGVPEIVTLNTPRDLPAARDLIARHSGPPADRPAPAPSRVVVAPAVGSFTPAEGLVEGARLSTGQVLGQVATRQGPVEVTAHDSGPLTEWLAHHDDPVAPGRPIARIGGHA
- a CDS encoding PucR family transcriptional regulator is translated as MELTATLRRIERAAGALATASVARMDESLPWFRELPADQRSWVMLVAQAGARSLVEWLGSGGGTTDSTQEVSDEVFDAAPLALARSISLQQTVALIKVTIDVVEEQVSHLAAPGEEQQLREAVLRFSREIAFAAARVYARAAESRGSWDARLQALLVDALLRGDSPDVLASRAAALGWADAPPVAVAVGRSPGGEVAAVLHTVYRHARRIGVEVIGGVHGDRLVIVLGGATDPVTATEKLLPAFGEGPVVVGPAVPSLDEATDSARAALAGYRAAPAWPTAPRPVPAADLLPERALAGDAEARRRLRHDVYATLLRAGGELLETLDAFFAAGGTLESAARALFVHPNTVRYRLRRIAEVTGFSPLTPRDAFALQVALTVGRLDPIVPAGVTGPALR
- a CDS encoding cellulose binding domain-containing protein, with product MIASRRSVLTACGIVAATTVVALGMTTVAGGAPATATTVGGCTATVRVDSQWGSGANGGQITTFTVVNTASATAHRWTVSWPLADSQRIVSSWNTSIAATGGTATATNASYNGVLAPGASTTFGVQLAGPTSTPTPSCTNDAAPPTTVSPPSGADVTVQEADNQRTVTLFVGQTLGVALAADYLPPTVTGGALSPLSSSGGYPTGQPLAATFRAVTPGTADLTTRTDHACRYATPPCALPAVLWTLHVSVIELPPTGTGQTVVVTAPDNQRDLTLRVGDTLVVSLASNYLPPTVTPAGVVVAREVTGGYPTGQPLVASYLATAPGRVDVATITDNVCRHAPTPCPSPQVRWVVHLTVTA
- a CDS encoding response regulator, with product MTAPVRVVLADDQDAVRAGLALILAGAPEIEVVGEAADGVAAVRLCRELLPDVAVLDVRMPRLDGVSATREIVAAGTAEVLVLTTFDLDEYVFGALRAGAAGFLLKDTDAAGLVAAVRAVARGEGVIAPTLTRRLISAFAATAPGVGDAEREAVAALTPRERDVLACLGVGLSNQQIADRLAVAESTAKTHVSRILAKLALRSRVQAAILAQELALPVPAPRSDLRQH
- a CDS encoding sensor histidine kinase — encoded protein: MRMPGWAGSGRPGRDLALAGASLGGGLAVYGVGLQPQFPWAPDVPRACFLLPLLAVSVAVGLRRVATRTGLAVGTVAVLADAALGVSVGSTVIYTQVLYDTCVYGPPRLRRWLLRVTVGLGVGSTALGMLVWGWRGAGVGVPFALLGVLPVVTGVSVRQYRDQAAAERTRAEQTARLVELDRRQAVLAERARMARELHDVVANHLSAVALHATAVLAAPGLDRLRVEAALRVIRESSVQGMTEMRQLVGLLREPSTDPVREATRVRLAELDQLLARMAAAGLRVRTTVEGRPRPLPVGVDLAAYRIVQESLTNALRHGRGTAELTVAYGPAEVVVTVENPVRSDRPGAVATAGAGLPGGGAGLIGMRERATLLDGEFTGGLRDGCWRVRAALPTRASA
- a CDS encoding copper resistance CopC family protein, whose translation is MGGRVARLVRAVPVLVGVVLAVALSSASPAYAHNSLTGSNPANGARIATAPTTVELRFLAKLDPARTKITVTGPDNIPAAGGAPAFSGSRVSVPFTPGAAGLYIVEYRLPSSDGHPVKGEVRFTLTTGTAAVPPSPSATPSASATPTPTESSSPAPAASSADPVPTAGTDDAGRGWLWAAGGLALLAALVTGLFLRRRSTRP
- the gltX gene encoding glutamate--tRNA ligase, with the protein product MFHVGGARSALQNWIYAKQQGGVFVLRVEDTDAARNRPEWTEGILSALDWIGIARGSYEGPYFQSSYAGEHRAAAQRLRDAGRAYYCDCTREAVQTRTGSQYQGYDGFCRDRGLAAGDGRALRFRTPDEGSTVVIDLIRGEPTFENKLIEDFVIARGDGSPVFLLANVVDDMTMGITHVIRAEEHLPNTPKQQLLWEALGVEPPVWAHVPVVVNEKRQKLSKRRDKVALEAYRDEGYLAAAMRNYLMLLGWAPSGDREIVPWSVIEEEFRLTEVNPSPAFFDEKKLRAFNGEYIRALPVDEFVAACQPWLTGTGTIAPPPWQPAEFDADAFAAVAPLAQTRIAVLSEIVPNVDFLFLAEPSIDEAAWTKAMKEGAADLLDAAVAGYTALTAWDAESLKSTLEAVGADRGLKLGKAQAPVRVAVTGRTVGLPLFESLEVLGRERTLTRLRAARLRLI